In a genomic window of Dyadobacter fermentans DSM 18053:
- a CDS encoding adenylate/guanylate cyclase domain-containing protein, translated as MKAKILVVDDEADLQLLIKQKFRRQIREQQYEFVFAENGLQALEVLAEHPDVDMVLSDINMPEMDGLTLLVRLGEMSPLLKSVIVSAYGDMDNIRTAMNRGAFDFLTKPIDFRDLEVTMEKTLQYVAQLKDTLKAVRENDILRMYVDASVLQFMTQETFEKSLMTSETIEGTVVFMDMCGFTAISEKEQPDRVVKLINKYFDVMVKEIIAQGGHVDKFMGDAVMAVFRGEYHLDRAVECSLAVRNHINGFKEELSDNSGYHPKVSIGINSGEMVSGNIGSAALKRLDYTVIGDVVNVAQRLQSIAKPGQVVVPDSAYEKLKEAFKCTQVGEVNLKNKSNPVLIYEVIE; from the coding sequence ATGAAAGCCAAAATTCTCGTAGTGGACGACGAGGCCGACCTGCAACTGCTCATTAAGCAGAAGTTCAGGCGGCAAATCCGCGAGCAGCAATACGAATTTGTGTTTGCTGAGAACGGCCTGCAAGCGCTGGAAGTGCTGGCGGAGCATCCCGATGTGGATATGGTTTTGAGCGACATTAATATGCCCGAAATGGATGGGCTGACGCTCCTTGTGCGGCTCGGCGAAATGAGCCCGCTGCTGAAATCCGTTATCGTATCGGCATATGGCGATATGGACAATATCCGCACCGCCATGAACCGGGGCGCCTTCGATTTTCTGACCAAACCCATTGATTTCCGCGATTTGGAGGTCACGATGGAGAAAACGCTCCAATACGTGGCGCAGCTGAAAGACACATTGAAGGCGGTGCGGGAAAACGATATTCTGCGCATGTATGTGGATGCTTCGGTGCTGCAATTTATGACGCAGGAAACGTTCGAAAAGTCGCTGATGACGAGCGAAACCATTGAAGGAACGGTCGTTTTTATGGATATGTGCGGTTTTACGGCCATTTCGGAGAAGGAACAGCCGGACCGTGTGGTGAAGCTGATCAACAAGTATTTCGATGTGATGGTGAAGGAAATCATCGCGCAGGGCGGGCACGTGGATAAGTTTATGGGCGACGCCGTCATGGCGGTTTTCCGCGGCGAATACCACCTCGACCGCGCGGTGGAATGTTCGCTGGCCGTTCGCAACCATATCAATGGATTTAAAGAAGAACTTTCGGATAATTCGGGCTACCATCCCAAGGTTTCGATCGGCATTAATTCCGGAGAAATGGTGTCGGGGAATATTGGTTCGGCGGCGCTGAAACGGCTGGATTACACGGTGATCGGCGATGTGGTGAATGTGGCGCAGCGACTGCAATCCATTGCCAAACCGGGGCAGGTAGTGGTGCCGGATTCTGCCTACGAAAAGCTGAAAGAGGCATTTAAATGCACCCAGGTAGGCGAAGTGAACCTCAAAAACAAATCCAACCCGGTGCTGATCTACGAAGTGATCGAATAG
- a CDS encoding response regulator, with product MKILVVDDEEDVKSLFEQKFRREIRGGQFEFSFAFSGEEALEYMQNHPSEVVMILSDINMPGMSGIELLKRIRTDHPSAPPQVMMITAYGDAANHDQAMQLGADDFLTKPVNFNELKEKLLLL from the coding sequence ATGAAAATACTGGTTGTAGATGACGAGGAAGACGTCAAGTCGCTTTTTGAACAAAAATTCCGCCGGGAGATCCGCGGCGGGCAGTTCGAATTTTCCTTCGCTTTTTCCGGCGAGGAAGCATTGGAATACATGCAAAATCACCCTTCCGAAGTGGTGATGATCCTTTCGGACATTAATATGCCCGGCATGAGCGGGATCGAGCTGCTCAAACGCATCCGCACCGACCACCCCTCGGCGCCCCCGCAAGTGATGATGATCACCGCTTACGGCGATGCCGCCAACCACGACCAGGCCATGCAGCTCGGCGCGGACGATTTCCTGACCAAACCGGTCAATTTTAACGAACTGAAAGAGAAACTGCTCCTGTTATGA